The genomic DNA ACCTCGCGCCACGAGAGCCGACGTCAACGAAGGAAACGCACGTTTCGCGGCGTCGATCATGTGGGCCTCGCGGGTGATCAGCACCCGGTGTGAGTTCCTTTCGATCCCGCGCACGATGGCCTTGGCGGCGCGCTCGGGCGGCATCATGCGTGCGAAGGCGCGCTCGGTGCGGGGTCTCAGTGCGGCGGCGGCCGGGTCGTCGGTCCAGCGGGCGGACTTGACGATGTCGGTGGCCACGCCACCGGGCTGAACACAAGTGACACCGATGTGTGTGTCCGACAGCTCGACGCGCAGGCTCTCGCTCAGCCCGTAGACGGCGAACTTGCTGGCGCAGTAGGCCGAGTTCATCGGCATGCCAATCAGGCCGAAGACGCTGGAGACGTTGACGATGTGAGCCTCGTCTGCTTGGCGCAAGAGCGGCATGAAGAGCTTGCAACCGTGGACCACGCCCCAGAAGTTGATCCCGATCAACCACTGGAAGTCCTCGAGTGTGTGATCTTCGAAGGTGGCGGATACGGCGACCCCTGCGTTGTTCACCAGCACGTGCAAGCCGCCGTGTGCGCTCTCGATCTGCCGAACCAGATCTTCCATGGCAGCGCGATCGGCGACGTCCACGAGGTGCGTCGTCGCCCGCACGCCGAGGCGCTCGACCCGCGAGCGAGTCTCGTCGAGCCCACTCTCGTTCACGTCGGCGAGCGCGACGTGTGCACCTTTTTCTGCCAGGCGGACTGCCGTCGCACGGCCGATGCCACCGGCAGCGCCGGTCACGAGTGCGATCCGTCCCTCGATACGTTTCATGCGACCGAGCTACGGCAGCTCGGGGCAGGCGGCTAGCGAGAGACGCCGCTCTGCTCAGTTCGAGCGTCGGTGCTCGGCGGGCGTGCTGCCGGTCCAGCGCTTGAAAGCCCGGTAAAAAGTGCTGGTGTCAGCGAAACCGAGCAGATAACCGACCTCGCCGATCGAGACCCCGGGGTTCTTCAGGAGTGACAGCGCCGCGCTCCGCCGCACGTCGTCGAGCAGCTCCTTGTACGACGTGCTCGCTTCGGACAAACGCCGCTGCAGCGTGCGGTCACTCATGCCCAGGGATGCCGCCGTCGAGTCGAGAGTCGGTTCCATGCCGGAGAGCTCGCGGGCGATGGTGCCCCGCACTTCGTCGACGAACGTCGCGGGCCCACGCAGGCGCTCCAGGAAGTCGCTGGCGTAACGCTCGAAGAA from Myxococcales bacterium includes the following:
- a CDS encoding SDR family NAD(P)-dependent oxidoreductase, translating into MKRIEGRIALVTGAAGGIGRATAVRLAEKGAHVALADVNESGLDETRSRVERLGVRATTHLVDVADRAAMEDLVRQIESAHGGLHVLVNNAGVAVSATFEDHTLEDFQWLIGINFWGVVHGCKLFMPLLRQADEAHIVNVSSVFGLIGMPMNSAYCASKFAVYGLSESLRVELSDTHIGVTCVQPGGVATDIVKSARWTDDPAAAALRPRTERAFARMMPPERAAKAIVRGIERNSHRVLITREAHMIDAAKRAFPSLTSALVARGWRRAWTGIVGR